The genomic window ttgtgatttttgcacattgattttgtatcctaagactttgctgaagttgcttatcagcttaaggagattttgggctgagaagatagggttttctaaagatacaatcatgtcatctgcaaacagagataatttgacttcctcttttcctaactgaatacccgttatttctttctcttgcctgattgccctgaccagaacttccaacactatgttgaataggagtggtgagagagggcatccttgtcttgtgctgattttcaaagggaatgcttccagattatgccccttcagtatgatattggccgtgagtttgtcataaatagttcttattattttgagatatgttccatcgacACCTAGttgattgagagtttttagcatgaaagactgttgaattttgtcaaaggccttttctgcatctattgagataatcatgtggtttttgtcattggttctgtttatgtgatgcattacatttattgatttgcatatgttgaaccagccttgtatcctagcaatgaagccaacttgatcatggtggataagctttttgatgtgctgctggattcggtttgccagtattttattgaggattttcatatcaatgttcatcagggatattggtctaaaattctctttctttgttgtgtctctcccagactttggtatcaggatgatgctggcctcataaaatgagttagggaaaattctctctttttctactgattagaatagttttagaaggaatggtaccagctcctctttgtacctctggtagaatacggctgtgaatccgtctggtcctggactttttttggttggtaggctattaattattgcctcaatttcagagcctgttattggtctattcagagattcaaattcttcccggtttagtcttggggagtgtatgtatccaggaatttatccatttcttctagattttctagtttatttgcatagaggtgtttatagtattctctgatggtagtttgtatttctgtgggatcagtggtgatatcccctttatcattttttgttacatctatttgatttttttctcttttcttattcttcttttttttttttttttttttgccatacaaatggctggttttaatttttttagaggaaatactctaattaaaaaaaaagagctccAAAATATTTAACAGAATTTCCAGCAatgattatttctaaaatgtaaagatttgaaacataatttatacaaaactaaaaaacagaaggattcattcttgctttttccttttttaaaaaatccagacaATTTGTCACAAGAAAGTTCGGCATGTTGATAGCAGCTGTAGCCTCAGTCACCCTCGGAACTGCTGCCCCTCCTCATGAAGACAGAGCGCCACACCGAGGACAGCAACACGTCTTCAATCGGCTTCTTGGGGTTTTCCTCCAGGTCCGTCATAATTGCTCCAGATTCAGACAGTTTCCATTCCAATTCATCTCTTGTCAGGTTCATGCCGCCAAACACCAGAGGACCAATAAACTGAGCCTTGATATCTCCTTCCAGGTAAACAAATATCGTGGGCAGATTCCTATCCGGATAATTGGGTATGCAGGTTGTTGAAATGGCTTTGATAAATTTGACATCAGGAAACTTCCTGGCAAGTCCACTGAGGTGCTGATTTATCAGGGCACACAGGGGAATTCCTTGTTTGTAAAGGTGCAAGACGACCCACAAGCCCTCGCCAGCTTTGGTAACTTCTTGAACATAATCCTTCCCTGAGATCTCTAAAACTTCTCCAAATTTATTCTTCAGTTTAGTTGCTTTCCACTCAGCCAGTCTCTGCCGTCTGTACATTTCAATAGCACGTTCATCCTCCTCATTAAACTCATCTTCATGATCCTCCAGCTCTTCCAAAGTCATATCTTCATATGTTTTCACCACTGACTGCTGGAGGATGTGCTGCTCCTCATCTGACTCCTCTTCCAGTTCTTTCAGCCTTTCCTTCGGGGGTAAGATACCCTTTTTGCGTAAGATGTCATTCCACTCAGTGTCTGCGTTGGGGTCCTGCATCTTGTTTCCAGTTGCTCAAGCCAGCTGTGCCctcttttcttattattcttgCTAGCACACTAtgaattttgctgatcttttcaaaacaccagctcctggattcattgattttttgaagggtttttgtgtctctatctctcagttctgctctgatcttagttacttcttgcctctgctagcttttgaatgtgtttgctcttgcttctctagtacttttaattgtgatgttactgtgtcgattttagatctttcctgctttctcttgtggacatttagtgctataaatttccctctacacattgctttaaatgtgtccaagAGGTTCtggtatgttatgtctttgttctcattggtttcaaagaacatctttatttctgccttcatttaattatttaccctgtagtcattcaggagcaatttgttctgtttccatgtagttgtgcggttttgtgtgagtttcttaatcctgagttctaacttcattccactgtggtctgagagacagtttgttgtgatttctgttctttcacatttgctgaggagtactttattTCCAATTaggtggtcaattttagaataagtgtgatgtggtgctcagaaggatgtatattctgttgatttggggtggagagttctgtagatatttattaggtctgcttggtgcagaactgagttcaagtcctggatatccttgttaaaattctgtctcgttgatctgtctaatattgacagtggcttgttaaagtctcccattattattgtgtgggaatctaagtctctttgtaggtctctgaggacttgctaTGAAACtagatgctcctgtattgggtgcatatatatttaggatagttagctcttcctgttgaattgatccctttaccattatgtaatggccttctttgtctcttttgatctttgttggtttaaagtctgttttatcagagaccaggattgcaacctgtgctttttttttttttttttttttttctttccatttgtttggtaaatcttcctccatccctttattttgagcctatgtgtgtctttgcacgtaagatgggtctcctgaatacagcacactgatgggtcttgactctatccaatttgccagtctatctcttttaattgggacatttagcccatttacatttaaggttaataattatgtgtgaatttgatcttatTATGATGttcgctggttattttgcctgttaattgatgcagtttattcctagcatcgatggtctttacaatttggcatatttttgcagtggctggtactggtttttcctttccatatttagggattccttcaggagctcttgtaaggcaggcctggtggtgacaaaatctctcagcatttgcttgtctgtaaaggtttttatttctccttcacttatgaagcttgctttggctggatatgaaattctgggttgaaaattcttttctttaagaatgtttaatattggcccccactctctttgggcctgtagggtttctgctgagagatccactgttagtatgatgggcttccctttgtgggtaacccgacctttctctctggccgtccttaacactttttccttcatttcaaccttggtaaatctggcaattatgtgtctgtGGGTTGCTGTtctcgaagagtatctttgtggcgttctctgtatgtcctgaattggaatgttggcctgcctttctaggttggggaagttctcctggataatatcctgaagagtgtttcccaacttggttccattctccccatcactttcaggtacaccaatcaaacgtagatttagtcttttcacatagtcccatgtttcttggaggctttgttcatttctttttacttttttctctaaccttgtcttctctctttatttcattaatttgatcttcaatcactgatacccttccttccacttgatcgaatcagctattgaagcttgtgcatgcgtcatgaagttctcgtgccatggttttcagctccatcaggtcatttaagttcttctctacactgtttattctagttagtcatttatctaaccttttttcaggtttttagcttccttgcagtGAGCTAGAACAGATTCCTTTAACTTGGAAAAGTTtattattaccaaccttctgaagcttacttctgtcaacgcatcaaagtcattctccatccagctttgttctgttgctggtgaggagctgtgatcctttggaggagaagagacactctgatttttagaattttcagcttttctgctcttgtttctccccatctttgtggttttatctacttttggtctttgatgttggtgacctacagatggggttctGGTGTAGATGatctttttgttaatgttgatgttattcctttctgtttgttagttttccttctaacagtcaggtccctcagctgcaggtctgttggagttttctggaggtccattccagaccccgtttgcctgggtatcaccagcagaggctgcagaacagcaaatattgctgcctgatccttcctctggaaacttcatcccagagggggaaccgcctatatgaggtgtctatctgcccctactgggaggtatctcccagttaggctacacgggggtcagggacccatttgagaaggcagtctgtccattctcagagctcaaacgccgTGCTGGGAAAGTCACTGCTcttttcagagctgtcagacagggatgtttgaATCTGCAGAATTATCTGCTGCCTTTGTTTCGCcttgccctgcccacagaggtggagtctagaggcagtgGGCCTTGTTGAACTGCAGTGGGCTtcgcccagtttgagcttcccagctgctttgtttacctactcaagcctcagcaatggtagacacccctcccccagccaggctgctgcctcgcagtttgatctcagactgcagtgctagcagtgagcaaggctccgtgggtgtgggacccgcGAGCCAAGAACAGTGGAGAATCTCCTTGTCTGCCGGTTGCTAAGACCTTGCGAAAAGTGcggtatttgggcaggagtgtcctgtttttccaggtagtctGCCGTGGCTTCTGTTGGCTAAGAAAGGGACATCCCTCGACCCCTCGCGCTTCCCAGATGAGGCAacgccctgccctgcttcagctcaccctccatgggctgcacccactgtccatccagtcccaatgagatgaatcAGGTACCTCagatggaaatgcagaaatcacccatcttctgtgtcaatcacgctgggaactgcagactggagctgttcctattcggccatcttggactACTTTCGTATTCTCTAGATGTTTTTTTTTGGAACTGgttctaagtttttttgtatttccctctttaattaatgaattaaacaaAATCTTTTACACACATTCATTTTATATCTGCGTAACAGTCATgattaaacctttaaaaaataattatcctttAACAATGTATTCTGCAATAGTATACCCAGGAAATATAGGCACCTTCCTAATTCTAGGACATAAATCATGATAAATCTACTAAACTTTGATAAAGGTAATCTTATTCTCTTTTGGCTCTGATTGGTTTGGAGGTTATCATGTGACTACATTCTGGTCAATGAGAAATATATCAGGAGATTCTGAGCAAAGTGTACTTccctgataaataaataaaagtgaatgaaGGCCAGCAGAGGAAAGTAGGAAATGCCTTTTCTCTCTTGCCCTTAGATGTTGTCTTGTGAGAGCAGGGTGCTTGGAAATGCAGCTGCCATCTTCAATAACAGTGAGGGAAACTAAAGAAAATCTCAGATAAGCCATCTCTGAGTCCTGACATCATTTATTGAACCTCTGCATTAGTCAATCAACCCAGGGACTACTTCCCCCAGAGCTGTTAAATTAGGTAATAATTCCTCAGAGTTTAATCTATGTCAGTTGGTTATTTAATTAATTCATCTAGAAGAGTTTTAGTGGAGCAgcagtgctatggtctgaatgtttgtgtttccccaaaatttatatgttgaaacctaatttcTAATGCAATAATATTAAGAATCAGGGACCTttggaagtgattaggtcatgagaggaaatccctcatgaatgggattagtgcccttatgaaagagaccAGAAGGTGCATGTTTGCCTTTTCTGTCATGTGtggacacagcaaaaaggcacCATATATAAAATGAGCCCTCCTCAGTCACCGAAACTGCTGGCACATTGATCTTTGACTATCCAGCTTCCAGAATTGTATGAACGAAGACATTCAGTTAGAAAAAAGTGTTTTCCACTTGTTCATTGTTGTGACTAAACAACCTGTAGTCTCTCTGGCCCCAGTTTCCTACTAAAGATTATATAACCACAAAGCTAGACTAGCCTCCAGATCTCCTATCCCTAATGAGATACTGActtcaaatataaatgaaaattagataTGCCACATTCACAGTGATCCATGCATCATCTtcatcatttctgttttattgaatgtttacttcATGGAAGTAAATTTGATAAGCATATCATATTATGTACATTATGTTATTTGATCTACACAACTCTATGATTGGATGTGGTAGATTGTTGCAGTCCCAATTTGgttttgtctctctgtgtctacACCCTTAGGTAGTCAACTCTCACTCTGACTCTGGACTTGGCCAATGGGACAATGTGCCTTGTGTTGGCTAGTAGAATGATAACATGATATAGGCAAAGGCTTGTAACAAACTTGACCACTGGGGGATGTCCTGTGTTGATGCTTCTGGCATTCTTGAGATTGGTGCTATATGAATAAGCCCAAACTAGACCATTGGAGACATGTGGTATATTCATCCCCATCACCTTAACAACCAGTACCAACAAACAGCCAGCACAAATCACAAGACATATGGCCATTGTAGATCAACTAGTCCCCAGTTAACCCTTAGCTGCATGTAGTCACATCCATGAGTTCAAGTGAAGCCAGCAGAAAAACTGTCTCACTGAACTCAACTCCAAATTGTCAGCTCTTAGAACCATGAGctattaaattatctttaatcCCCTAAACTATGGTCAACAAAGACTAATTGATAAACTGGAATGTATAATATCCATGTTCCAGTTTTACAGGCAAgcaaaactaagagaaaaaatgCCCAAGGTTATACAACTAACAAGGGCTGGatttatgattaaaacccaaatctatctgacttcaaagcccatgTCTTTGACAGCAATCTCAAACAATATATTCTGAGAAAACCACTAATTGCAAAGAACCAGAAATATACCCCTAAAACCTTCCTACTTTTCTGAATGACATACTGTGAATTTCTCAACCTTAATCTCTTTAACCCTGTGGTAAGTGTAACTATCACTAGCTTGTACTATTAGTAAAACagtaaagaacaaaaaatgttttgtggGTTTATGATTCACTGTGAAATGTAGCatttcctgttgttgttgtttactttttGTCCTGAATTTACATTTTTAGGCTCATAGGTTTGGCCCAGTTTCTAATAAAGTAGGATCCTGTGAACATTTTCATATTCCCTATAACTTTGTGGCTTCATGATGTCTTTCCATATACCTGTGTGTTTGCCTATGATGGGTGTTTCCTCCATATCCCTAGTATCTACCctcctcatatatatataaagactgTCATTCTGATTCAGTGCCAGTCCTGCACTCTCCCATCAGAGTTACTGCCTCTCCTTTGTGTTTTAAGGCATTTGGCACATACCTCTATTATAGTGCCTACAATATTTGCTCTCATAACCGTCTTTTCCACTAAACATATTCTGTATTGAATCCTCAACACCTAGGATAGTATCTGGCTTGTAGTAGGGGCTAAATAcactttgttaaataaatgaattaatcaatcaatcaaaaataaaactgttctcAACCCACTTCTTTGTGTGTATCTCGAACAAGTCCTCATCTCCCATCCTCTATTTCAATTAAATTGAATTACTTCTCCATATAGACCTCCCTACGTGTCGAAGAGACAGGCTGGATATTCATTCATCAAgcccattttctcttcttcctgggtACACACATTTCCCTTCCCACTAGGCTACATTTTCCAGCATTTCTTGCACTTGGCTGTGGACATGTGCTTAAGTTTTGGTTAACAGAGTATAAGCAGAAGTGATTTGTACACCTTCCAGGCCTGGTCCACAGACATTTCCTAAACTGTTTTTTTCCGTACTCTTTCTCCTTTTACCAGCTTAATGTAGGTGAGCACAGTGGCCTTGGAGGTATTAAAGATGAGGAAGCCAAAAGATGGTCCTTCAATCACCACTTCTCAGATAGTCAGAACTaaacaaaaatgttcattttggaCTTTATGGGAACAAGAATTAAACTTCTATTCTGTTAAAtcactgagatttggggatttATCTATTATACCAGAAAACTTTATCTCAACTGATATACTGATGCTGTATCTTTGGTTTTCTGTAGCTCCACTATATCATATGTCCTTGTCTCTAATATGTGCTTGTCCAGTTGCACCCACCCTTTGAGATACAACTTTAGCCATTACGCCTTCCATGGTCCTTCCAATGGACACTGGTCTTCCTCTGAAATACTCTAATGTTTTATCTTCGTATCTCTTAGACATGTGCCGTGTTCTACTTGTATCACTGATATTTAAGTTATATTTCTAAACATAAAATGCTAACATTCAAATAACCCTGTGATATGAATCTTGTCTTACTCATCTCTATTTTCCCCATAGCACTCAACATGCAGCCTTATGCCAAGCAGACAGGTAAGACATTTTTTCAAATCTGTATTTGTGCTCTGTATACATCATAATGTTTTAGACATAAATACACTTACCCATCTTTTGAGGAAAgtgtattaatttgtttttgttt from Macaca thibetana thibetana isolate TM-01 chromosome 15, ASM2454274v1, whole genome shotgun sequence includes these protein-coding regions:
- the LOC126938006 gene encoding phosducin-like protein 3, with the protein product MQDPNADTEWNDILRKKGILPPKERLKELEEESDEEQHILQQSVVKTYEDMTLEELEDHEDEFNEEDERAIEMYRRQRLAEWKATKLKNKFGEVLEISGKDYVQEVTKAGEGLWVVLHLYKQGIPLCALINQHLSGLARKFPDVKFIKAISTTCIPNYPDRNLPTIFVYLEGDIKAQFIGPLVFGGMNLTRDELEWKLSESGAIMTDLEENPKKPIEDVLLSSVWRSVFMRRGSSSEGD